Genomic DNA from Planktothrix sp. FACHB-1365:
TTGCCGCGAATAAAGGTAAAAATGTAAAACAAACTAATTCTCCTTTAATTAACCAGGATAGTCGATTCAGTTTGGAAGATTCTAAGCAAGGAGCTTTACCATTTTGTAAATCTTTAAACCATAAAATAAAGGTAAATGTAGGATACAATGATAATAAACTAACGAGGATAAATATTCCCATTTTTGCGTAAAAGAATGGATTATTTAGGTAATAATCTGTTCCTTTCCCAAAGTATAAAACTCTCAAGATTCCTGTAATCAGAATTATCGTTGCTGCTATTCCATACGCAGCATCAGCAAAAGCCACTCGTTTCGCTTCATCAAGAGTGATTTCTTTTTTTAAGTTGAAAGCCTCTACAGTGAGTGCCGCAAACGCTAACATAAATCCTAAGTAATGAAAATAAGCGGTAATTGAACTAGCCCACATGATTCTATAAACAGTGTGATTGAAAATTTTTGGATTTTTGTTGGCTAATCAGAGCGAATACGCTCTGCAATTAACTCTGTTGGAAAGCAGTTTTGTTAAGAGTTGGTAGGAGATAAAATATCTCCCACCCTTTAATAATTAAGGCTTATCCTTAACTATTTCTAGTTTCCATTGTTGCCATTCTACCATACCACCTGTAATATTGAATACCTCTGTAAATCCTAACTGAATTAGACAATCGCCCGCTATAGGACTGCGGTGAGATGTTAAACAAATAACAGCAATCGGTTGATCAGGGGATAAATCTCGAAACCATTGAGGTAAAATCCAGTTACGAAGTCCATAAATTCTTGCCATCAATAGTCGAGGTAAACTTAGATTGATGGCATTAGGAGCATGACCTGTGACATACTCTAACTGACTGCGAACATCAATCAGTAAAGGCGGATGAGATAACTGAGTGAATTCCAGAGGAGATAGATTAACAAGACTAGGTTTCACAGAAGATATAGAGGCCATAGAAAATGCTTGAATTTTAACTTGAAACCCGGGTTTTGATCTTTTTAATTGCGGCTTTCTAATTCACATTGATGACCGTGTTGATGTTGATGTTCATGTTGATGTTCATGTTGATGTTCATGTTGATGTTCACCTT
This window encodes:
- a CDS encoding rhodanese-like domain-containing protein, which codes for MASISSVKPSLVNLSPLEFTQLSHPPLLIDVRSQLEYVTGHAPNAINLSLPRLLMARIYGLRNWILPQWFRDLSPDQPIAVICLTSHRSPIAGDCLIQLGFTEVFNITGGMVEWQQWKLEIVKDKP
- a CDS encoding DUF2214 family protein; protein product: MWASSITAYFHYLGFMLAFAALTVEAFNLKKEITLDEAKRVAFADAAYGIAATIILITGILRVLYFGKGTDYYLNNPFFYAKMGIFILVSLLSLYPTFTFILWFKDLQNGKAPCLESSKLNRLSWLIKGELVCFTFLPLFAAIMARIS